The proteins below are encoded in one region of Desulfobulbaceae bacterium DB1:
- a CDS encoding ATPase, which produces MPNFRQIKKNGIPRIESLRVENYRALKKVDLDKLTPMTVLLGPNGSGKSTIFDVFNFLSECFQFGLRYAWDRRGRGKELKTRGALGPIVFELKYRERPKTPVITYHLAIDEGIKGPEIVEEWLQWRRGQTGQPFRFLEFRRGIGKAASGEAPDSEDVRIDTNLRSPDLIAVNTLGQFTEHPRVAALREFITDWYVSYLSIDQARNQPEAGPQERLSKSGENLPNVIQFLKERHPERLEQIFSVLRRRIPRLERVDADLMPDGRLLLQIKDAPFEQPVLSKFASDGTMKMLAYLTVLYDPEPPRFIGIEEPENFLHPRLLPELSEECRAASERSQLLITSHSPFLLNAMRAEEVRVLYRDELGFTQAVRASEIQGIPEFIQAGATLGHLWMEGHFGIGDPLVNQGAPRTIMRGRG; this is translated from the coding sequence ATGCCAAATTTTAGGCAAATAAAAAAAAACGGTATTCCGCGAATTGAATCACTGCGAGTCGAGAATTACCGGGCTCTAAAAAAAGTGGACCTCGACAAGCTCACCCCTATGACTGTGCTGCTTGGACCAAACGGTAGTGGCAAGTCGACGATTTTTGATGTGTTCAATTTTTTATCAGAATGTTTTCAATTTGGTCTGCGCTATGCGTGGGATCGGCGTGGACGTGGTAAGGAATTAAAAACACGTGGTGCGCTTGGGCCAATTGTGTTTGAGCTGAAATACCGTGAGCGGCCTAAAACCCCGGTCATTACCTATCACTTGGCTATCGATGAGGGCATCAAGGGACCGGAGATTGTCGAGGAATGGTTGCAGTGGCGGCGTGGTCAAACGGGACAGCCATTTAGGTTCTTAGAATTTCGTCGAGGTATTGGTAAGGCGGCCAGTGGTGAGGCGCCGGATTCTGAGGATGTGCGCATAGACACGAATCTACGCTCACCCGATTTGATCGCGGTGAATACATTAGGCCAGTTTACCGAGCATCCACGAGTTGCCGCGTTACGCGAGTTTATCACTGATTGGTATGTTTCTTACCTTTCTATTGATCAGGCCCGTAATCAGCCAGAAGCAGGGCCGCAAGAACGCTTGAGTAAAAGCGGAGAAAATCTTCCTAATGTGATTCAGTTTCTAAAGGAACGGCATCCCGAACGGTTGGAACAGATATTTTCCGTTCTTCGGAGGCGTATTCCACGGCTTGAACGTGTCGATGCTGATTTAATGCCTGATGGCCGCTTGTTGCTTCAAATCAAAGACGCACCTTTCGAGCAGCCCGTGCTTTCAAAATTTGCTTCCGATGGCACGATGAAAATGTTGGCATATCTGACGGTGCTATATGACCCAGAGCCACCTCGATTCATCGGTATTGAGGAGCCTGAGAATTTCCTGCATCCCCGCTTGTTGCCGGAACTTTCAGAAGAGTGTCGCGCAGCTTCTGAACGTTCACAACTTTTGATTACTAGCCACTCGCCGTTCCTTCTAAACGCGATGCGGGCTGAAGAAGTGCGTGTGCTATACCGTGACGAACTGGGATTTACCCAAGCGGTACGCGCTAGTGAGATTCAGGGCATTCCTGAATTCATCCAAGCGGGTGCTACGTTAGGGCATTTGTGGATGGAAGGACATTTTGGCATTGGCGATCCCTTGGTCAACCAAGGCGCACCACGTACTATTATGCGGGGGCGCGGCTGA
- a CDS encoding CRISPR-associated endonuclease Cas2, which produces MLYLVSYDIPDDRRRTRLAKTLKDFGDRVQFSVFECLLDAAQSAKMRDRIQDIISEAEDSVRIYSLCGGCERAIAIIGQGEVTKNEDVYIL; this is translated from the coding sequence ATGCTCTATCTGGTTTCCTATGATATCCCCGATGACCGGCGGCGGACCAGACTTGCCAAGACCCTCAAGGATTTCGGCGACAGGGTGCAGTTCAGCGTCTTTGAGTGCCTGCTTGATGCCGCCCAGTCGGCAAAGATGAGGGACAGGATTCAGGACATTATCAGCGAGGCGGAGGACAGCGTGCGAATCTATTCCCTGTGCGGAGGCTGCGAACGGGCCATCGCCATCATCGGCCAGGGAGAGGTGACGAAAAACGAGGATGTCTATATCCTGTGA
- a CDS encoding AAA family ATPase, with protein MDNTQVLYPRLLETRIAEAMADTPVVLVAGPRQAGKTTLVRQIAAQEMRYLTLDDELTLLAAKEDPVGLIRSLDRAVIDEIQRAPQLLLAIKKTVDEDRRPGRFLLTGSANLMALPMVADSLAGRMETLTLLPLSQSEIHGSNANWVDSAFTGHLLTATQPFLGNDLIETVLRGGYPEAVFRSSTRRRTEWSRQYINSIIQRDVRDVADVGKLDHLPRFLRALAQVSGQMCNYSQLGGQVGLDHKTAARYIGVFEQMYLLRRIEVWAQNRLNRIVKTPKIQFVDSGLLSTLANVTPTLAQKNRHCFGNVLECFVYGELRKHMATAESNCQLLYYRDHDQYEVDFIIENAAGNLVGVEVKAAATVTVGDLRGLKRLSSAAGEQLKMCVILYDGSETLPLGDGFWAAPLSSLWGR; from the coding sequence ATGGATAATACTCAAGTTCTCTACCCTCGCCTTCTTGAGACACGCATCGCCGAGGCAATGGCTGATACACCCGTTGTTTTAGTAGCCGGTCCTCGCCAAGCCGGCAAAACCACGCTTGTGCGGCAGATAGCAGCCCAAGAGATGCGCTACCTCACCCTGGACGATGAACTTACATTGCTGGCAGCAAAAGAGGATCCCGTGGGCTTGATCAGAAGTCTCGATCGTGCTGTGATTGATGAAATCCAGCGTGCCCCTCAATTGTTGCTCGCTATAAAAAAAACAGTCGATGAGGATCGACGCCCCGGCCGTTTTCTTCTGACGGGGTCCGCCAATTTGATGGCTCTGCCGATGGTGGCCGACTCGCTTGCCGGGCGGATGGAAACGTTGACTCTGCTGCCGCTGTCGCAAAGCGAAATTCACGGTAGCAACGCAAATTGGGTCGACAGCGCTTTTACCGGTCATCTTTTAACCGCGACACAACCATTTCTGGGCAATGACTTGATCGAGACTGTTTTGCGGGGAGGCTATCCCGAAGCTGTATTCCGCTCTTCAACCCGGCGCAGGACAGAATGGAGCAGGCAATACATCAACTCCATTATCCAACGTGATGTGCGTGATGTGGCGGATGTCGGAAAACTTGATCATCTGCCCAGATTTTTGCGGGCGCTGGCACAAGTTTCCGGACAGATGTGTAACTATTCCCAGCTTGGAGGGCAAGTCGGGCTGGATCACAAGACCGCTGCCCGCTACATTGGCGTGTTCGAACAGATGTATTTGCTGAGGCGCATTGAAGTCTGGGCGCAAAATAGACTGAATCGCATCGTTAAAACACCTAAAATACAGTTTGTCGATTCCGGTCTTTTATCTACGCTGGCGAATGTTACACCCACACTTGCACAAAAGAATCGTCATTGCTTTGGAAATGTTCTGGAGTGTTTTGTTTACGGTGAATTGCGCAAGCACATGGCCACAGCGGAGAGCAATTGTCAGCTTCTTTACTACCGCGATCACGACCAATACGAGGTCGATTTCATCATTGAGAATGCAGCAGGCAACCTGGTTGGAGTGGAGGTGAAGGCTGCTGCGACAGTGACGGTTGGCGACCTCAGAGGTCTGAAACGACTATCGAGTGCCGCTGGAGAACAGCTCAAGATGTGCGTAATTCTTTATGATGGCTCGGAGACCCTGCCCCTTGGAGACGGCTTTTGGGCGGCTCCGCTGTCATCTTTGTGGGGCCGGTGA
- a CDS encoding transposase, with translation MAKYKPYCYAQGQLIPVMFSRQIQPGTFEFTLNHLIDHELDLTCFDSRFTNDETGAPAFDPRILLKIIRFAYSRGITSSRKIARCCEENVVFMALSANSRPHFTTISDFISSMDKEAITIFREVLLLCDEMGLIGKEMFAIDGCKPPSNAAKEWSGTKADFKKKAAKMEKAIESMVKNHHVSDRNQGEGAQTGRDEQYVATLRNRLTKIRKWLNGNDDKPGKTGKPRKSNITDNDSAKMKTSKGVIQGYDGVTAVDGKHQIIVHAEAFGQGQEHDLLEPMIDGTRENFQAIGKEENIFAETKLAADSGFHSGKNMEMLSEQEIDAYVADTGFRKRDPRFADVDRYKERTRKERARRSGHTRLFTIEDFTFADDLSYCLCPAGKRLYRSGGNVVTKGLRSVRFKGPKSACLPCALRSQCLRHPERTEIRQVASFQGRTEKAKDSCIEKMKRKIDSAAAGRAMYAMRLAIAEPPFAHICRVMRLNRFTLRGRDKVNSQWNLFCIVHNLKKIHRYGEGFA, from the coding sequence GTGGCCAAATACAAACCTTACTGCTATGCCCAGGGTCAGCTCATCCCGGTGATGTTTTCCAGACAGATCCAGCCCGGCACCTTCGAATTCACCTTGAATCACCTCATCGACCACGAGCTTGACCTTACCTGTTTTGACAGTCGGTTTACGAACGATGAAACCGGCGCCCCGGCCTTTGATCCCCGCATCCTGTTAAAAATCATCCGGTTCGCCTATTCCCGTGGCATCACCTCCAGCCGCAAGATCGCCCGCTGCTGCGAGGAGAACGTCGTCTTCATGGCGTTGTCCGCCAACAGTCGGCCCCATTTCACCACTATCTCCGATTTTATTTCCTCCATGGACAAGGAGGCCATTACCATCTTCCGGGAAGTGCTGCTGCTCTGTGATGAAATGGGCCTGATCGGCAAGGAGATGTTTGCCATCGACGGCTGCAAACCGCCGTCCAATGCCGCCAAGGAGTGGAGCGGTACCAAGGCGGACTTTAAGAAGAAGGCGGCCAAGATGGAAAAGGCCATTGAGTCGATGGTAAAAAACCACCATGTCAGCGACCGCAATCAGGGCGAGGGAGCACAGACCGGCCGTGATGAGCAGTATGTGGCCACCCTGCGCAACCGGCTTACGAAAATAAGAAAATGGCTGAATGGCAATGATGACAAACCGGGTAAAACCGGCAAGCCGCGTAAAAGCAACATCACGGATAATGATTCGGCCAAGATGAAAACCTCCAAGGGAGTTATCCAGGGTTATGACGGGGTGACGGCGGTGGACGGCAAGCACCAGATCATCGTCCATGCCGAGGCCTTTGGCCAGGGGCAGGAGCATGACTTGCTGGAACCGATGATTGACGGCACCCGCGAGAATTTCCAGGCCATCGGCAAGGAAGAGAACATTTTTGCCGAGACAAAGCTTGCGGCTGACAGCGGTTTCCACAGCGGCAAGAACATGGAAATGCTCTCTGAACAGGAAATTGACGCCTATGTGGCGGATACCGGCTTCCGGAAACGTGATCCCCGCTTTGCCGATGTGGATCGGTACAAAGAACGGACCAGGAAAGAAAGGGCAAGGCGGTCCGGGCATACCCGGCTCTTTACCATCGAAGACTTCACCTTTGCGGATGACCTGAGTTATTGTCTCTGCCCCGCCGGCAAGCGATTGTACCGAAGCGGCGGCAATGTTGTTACCAAGGGACTGCGCTCGGTGCGGTTCAAGGGCCCGAAATCAGCCTGCCTGCCCTGCGCGCTCAGAAGCCAATGCCTGCGTCATCCGGAAAGAACCGAGATCAGGCAGGTTGCCTCTTTTCAAGGCCGGACGGAAAAGGCCAAGGACTCATGCATCGAGAAGATGAAACGCAAGATCGACTCCGCAGCAGCAGGCCGGGCCATGTATGCCATGCGGTTGGCAATCGCGGAACCACCCTTTGCCCACATCTGCCGGGTAATGAGACTGAACCGGTTTACCCTGCGCGGCCGAGACAAGGTCAACAGCCAGTGGAACCTGTTCTGTATCGTGCATAATCTGAAAAAGATCCACCGCTACGGCGAAGGGTTCGCGTAG
- a CDS encoding CRISPR-associated endonuclease Cas1 — MANLYLTEQNSILRKTGDRLIVQKNDETLLDVQCHKIEAVLIFGNVQFTTQVVHELFTHGIEMAILTRTGRLVGQITSPFTKNIALRIEQFRKYEDEGFRTRISREIVAGKIGNCLRMLRNFSYNHPDIDLGESAVDLKAKLAAVAGAADIEQLMGIEGDAARTYFQGFGRMLLGDFGFPGRRKRPPTDPVNAMLSLSYTMIFNEISSLLDGLGFDPYLGYFHSVSYGRQSLAADLMEEFRAPVADRLTLRLVNDRIFSPDDFRANPGGDGVYFKREPMKRYFAEYEKLVSGEFTLGETGERTTLRKCFRRQAEKMAAVIRDDAVYAPFRPEG, encoded by the coding sequence ATGGCCAACCTCTATTTGACCGAACAGAATTCCATCCTCCGCAAAACAGGGGATCGGCTCATCGTGCAGAAAAATGATGAAACCCTGCTTGACGTGCAATGCCACAAAATCGAAGCGGTGCTCATCTTCGGCAATGTCCAGTTCACCACCCAGGTGGTGCACGAACTGTTTACGCACGGCATCGAGATGGCCATCCTCACCCGGACCGGCAGGCTCGTCGGCCAGATCACCTCGCCCTTCACCAAGAATATCGCCCTGCGCATCGAGCAGTTCCGGAAATACGAGGATGAGGGTTTCCGGACACGGATTTCCAGGGAGATCGTAGCCGGCAAGATCGGCAATTGCCTGCGGATGTTGCGCAATTTTTCGTACAACCATCCGGATATTGATCTCGGGGAGTCGGCCGTGGACCTGAAGGCGAAGCTGGCGGCGGTTGCCGGGGCGGCGGACATCGAGCAATTGATGGGGATTGAAGGAGATGCGGCCAGGACCTATTTCCAGGGCTTCGGCCGGATGCTGCTGGGGGATTTCGGCTTTCCGGGGAGACGAAAACGACCGCCCACCGATCCGGTCAATGCCATGCTTTCGCTCAGCTATACCATGATCTTCAATGAAATATCCTCCCTGCTGGACGGACTGGGGTTTGATCCCTATCTCGGTTATTTCCACAGCGTCAGCTACGGCCGGCAGTCGCTGGCCGCTGATCTCATGGAGGAGTTCCGCGCCCCGGTGGCCGACCGGCTGACCCTGCGGCTGGTCAATGACCGGATTTTTTCACCTGATGATTTCCGGGCCAATCCCGGCGGCGATGGGGTTTATTTCAAGCGGGAGCCGATGAAGCGTTATTTCGCCGAGTACGAAAAGCTGGTTTCCGGCGAATTCACCTTGGGCGAGACCGGGGAGCGGACCACGCTACGCAAATGTTTCCGCCGGCAAGCGGAGAAGATGGCGGCCGTCATCCGGGACGACGCGGTTTACGCGCCGTTCAGGCCGGAGGGATAG